From the genome of Danio rerio strain Tuebingen ecotype United States chromosome 2, GRCz12tu, whole genome shotgun sequence, one region includes:
- the si:ch1073-184j22.2 gene encoding dual specificity protein phosphatase 14 isoform X6 codes for MSISQITPTLFLSGADASMNQALMTRKGITLIVNVTLSHTCPVYPGVECIRVAVSDLPNARLGDHFDHVSARIHNNRPGGTLVHCAAGMSRSPAVIMAYLMKYKGVTLRQAHKWVKDSRPYIRLNVGFWTQLLDYERKLYGRNTVRVAEPVDAQPTPQTPKLPSRYKMRQCPPSPRASQLRRFTSFSS; via the coding sequence ATGTCAATATCACAGATAACCCCGACCCTCTTCCTAAGTGGCGCCGATGCGTCAATGAATCAAGCCCTTATGACCCGAAAAGGCATTACACTCATCGTGAACGTGACCCTGTCCCACACCTGCCCTGTCTACCCAGGCGTGGAGTGTATACGTGTGGCAGTGTCCGACCTTCCAAATGCTCGTCTGGGGGACCACTTTGACCACGTCTCCGCTCGAATTCACAACAACAGACCTGGAGGAACCCTAGTGCactgtgctgcaggaatgagccGCTCTCCTGCTGTTATAATGGCATATCTCATGAAGTACAAAGGAGTGACTCTGAGACAGGCGCACAAGTGGGTTAAAGACAGCAGACCATACATTCGCCTTAATGTAGGATTCTGGACCCAGCTTCTGGATTACGAGAGGAAACTCTACGGTAGGAATACTGTGAGAGTGGCTGAACCCGTGGATGCACAGCCAACGCCACAAACACCAAAACTACCCTCCAGGTATAAAATGAGACAGTGTCCTCCGTCTCCAAGAGCGAGCCAACTCAGAAGATTCACCTCCTTTTCATCCTAA